In Belonocnema kinseyi isolate 2016_QV_RU_SX_M_011 chromosome 4, B_treatae_v1, whole genome shotgun sequence, a single window of DNA contains:
- the LOC117170756 gene encoding FK506-binding protein 5-like → MDERKEEETKYGAEGSAKEENSSIDEHKEEETKHEAEDFVKEKSSSMDERNEKETKYDAEGSAKEENSSMDKKKDDAIEKEHSNSSNLDKETETKHDAKDAVKEESSSMDERKEEETKYGAEGSAKEENSSIDEHKEEETKHEAEDFVKEKSSSMDERNEEVTKSEAKEAVKEESSSMDEKKEVIEKEHSNSSNLDKETETKHETEDSVKEEESSSMEERNKEETKLTVEGSVEKESSSMDERKEEETKHEAEDSMKEERPSMDKKEKVLDKELSNTSNLDQKKETKHAAGDSVKEESPSMNQKEDVFEKGHSNSSTLDKEKETKHEAEDFVKEESFSIDEKKEVIEKEHSNSSNLDKETETKHKAEGSVKAESSLMEERKEEETKLDAEGSVKKESSSMDEHKEEEKKYEAEDSVKEESPFMDKKKQVLEKEHSNSSIFDKEKETKHEVEDSVKEESSSMDERKKVETKYEAEDDRSEEEKSSWMDENKEVLVNLHLNLSNMGIRKIFDGFISSAAVTHLDLEDNKIEEGSFQAFEKLPNLRYLNLAGNKLNLPTFLESGFHKNLDTLILDRMQFLQTPNCYYNANPDILFSSLEIGTTLPNLNHLHLEDLQLGNIYSSNWTQLFPRLTHIYFSGNNLKYTVNQFLVEIPSTVSHLYIERCQIVSIDLRDFKDYMDFMGNKVDSLLTLSLDENKINCLGWRLWDEPYPYISHLTGSLPAFYPFFPAASPRTRQVPPSAIRHFVPHACSRLLLIFSVKKCIFHQK, encoded by the coding sequence ATGGATGAACGCAAGGAAGAAGAAACAAAATATGGGGCTGAAGGTTCTGCGAAAGAAGAAAATTCCTCCATAGATGAACACAAGGAAGAAGAAACCAAGCATGAGGCAGAAGATTTTGTGAAAGAGAAAAGTTCATCGATGGATGAACGCaatgaaaaagaaacaaaatatgaTGCTGAAGGTTCTGCGAAAGAAGAAAATTCCTCGATGGACAAAAAAAAGGATGATGCTATTGAAAAGGAACATTCAAATTCATCGAACTTAGATAAGGAAACAGAAACAAAACATGATGCAAAAGATGCTGTGAAAGAGGAAAGTTCCTCAATGGATGAACGCAAGGAAGAAGAAACAAAATATGGGGCTGAAGGTTCTGCGAAAGAAGAAAATTCCTCCATAGATGAACACAAGGAAGAAGAAACCAAGCATGAGGCAGAAGATTTTGTGAAAGAGAAAAGTTCATCGATGGATGAACGCAATGAAGAAGTAACAAAATCTGAGGCAAAAGAAGCTGTGAAAGAGGAAAGTTCATCGATGGATGAAAAGAAGGAGGTTATTGAAAAGGAACATTCGAATTCTTCTAATCTAGATAAGGAAACAGAAACAAAACACGAGACAGAAGATTCTGTGAAAGAGGAGGAAAGTTCCTCGATGGAGGAACGCAACAAAGAGGAAACAAAACTTACGGTTGAAGGTTCTGTTGAAAAAGAAAGTTCCTCGATGGATGAACGCAAGGAAGAAGAAACAAAGCATGAGGCAGAAGATTCTATGAAAGAGGAAAGACCATCAATGGATAAAAAGGAAAAAGTTCTTGATAAGGAACTTTCGAATACCTCTAACTTGGAtcagaaaaaagaaacaaaacatGCGGCAGGAGACTCTGTGAAAGAGGAAAGTCCCTCGATGAATCAAAAGGAGGACGTTTTTGAAAAGGGACATTCGAATTCTTCAACCTTGGATAAGGAAAAAGAAACAAAACATGAGGCAGAAGATTTTGTGAAGGAGGAAAGTTTCTCGATAGATGAAAAGAAGGAGGTTATTGAAAAGGAACATTCGAATTCTTCTAACTTGGATAAGGAAACAGAAACAAAACATAAGGCAGAAGGTTCTGTGAAAGCGGAAAGTTCCTTAATGGAGGAACGCAAGGAAGAGGAAACAAAACTTGACGCAGAAGGTTCTGTGAAAAAAGAAAGTTCCTCGATGGATGAACAcaaggaagaagaaaaaaaatacgaGGCGGAAGATTCTGTGAAAGAGGAAAGTCCCTTTATGGATAAAAAGAAACAAGTTCTTGAAAAGGAACATTCGAATTCTTCAATCTTTGATAAGGAAAAAGAAACAAAACATGAGGTAGAAGATTCTGTGAAAGAGGAAAGTTCCTCGATGGATGAGCGCAAAAAAGTAGAAACAAAATATGAGGCAGAAGATGATCGATCTGAGGAAGAGAAAAGTTCTTGGATGGATGAGAATAAGGAAGTCCTCGTAAACCTACATTTGAATTTGTCAAACATGGGTATACGGAAAATTTTCGACGGATTCATATCTAGTGCCGCCGTAACGCATCTCGATCTAGAAGACAACAAAATAGAAGAAGGTTCCTTTCAGGCATTCGAAAAACTTCCAAACTTGAGATACCTAAATTTGGCAGGGAACAAGCTAAATCTACCAACATTCTTGGAATCTGGGTTTCACAAAAATCTTGATACTCTTATTCTGGATCGAATGCAATTTCTTCAAACGCCAAATTGTTATTATAATGCCAATCCTGATATACTCTTTTCTTCTCTCGAGATTGGAACCACACTTCCAAATCTCAATCATCTGCATCTAGAAGATCTTCAATTAGGAAATATTTATTCGTCGAATTGGACACAACTTTTTCCGAGACTGACTCATATCTATTTTTCaggtaacaatttaaaatatacagtTAATCAATTCCTGGTAGAAATTCCATCGACTGTAAGTCATTTGTATATAGAAAGATGTCAAATAGTGTCGATAGATTTgcgagattttaaagattatatggATTTTATGGGAAATAAAGTAGATTCTTTACTTACTCTTTCtctggatgaaaataaaattaattgtttgggaTGGAGATTGTGGGATGAACCGTATCCATATA